GAGCAAGACGGCAGCTATACACCAGAAATTCAAGAGATTTACTATGGAAAATAAAGCCTATATGTACGTCCTTGAATGTGGAGACGGCACCCTCTACACAGGCTATACAACTAATGTAGAAGCTCGTCTCAAAACACATCAGGCTGGAAAAGGAGCCAAGTACACCCGTGCCCGATTACCCGTCACACTCATCTATCAAGAAGAATACCCCGACAAATCTGCAGCCATGTCGGCTGAAGCCCTCTTCAAAAAGAAGAAACGAGCTGAAAAACTAGCTTATATAGAAGAAAAACGTAGCAAGTCCTAAAACTTACTACGTTTTTTGAATTCTAAAATCAAGATTAGATGCGTTTCTTCCAAGAAGTCGCAGTCTGTTGAAGAACCTTGTTGAGCTCATCAATGTTTTCAAAACCGGTTGTACGAAGCCACTTACGAGCTGCTTCTTCGCCTTGCTCAATATAGTCTTTGACACTGCCAGCCCAAGTCGCACGTCCGCAGAGAACGCCGTTGAAGTTAGCACCTGACTCATGCGCAAAAACAAGTGTTTCTTGGAAAAGTTTAGCAGATACACCCGCACTCAAATAGATATAAGGCAGGTTAGTCGCCTCATCTTGTTCCTTGAAGAAAGCAGCTGCTTCAGCTTTTGTATGAACTACTTCGCCATCGCCAAAGCCTTCAACGTATTTAACGTTAACTGGGACTTCTACTTTCAAGACATCAATGTTGAAACGCGGATCAGAGAAAACTTTCATCGCTTCAATAACCTTGCGCGGTTTCACTTTAGCA
This genomic window from Streptococcus cristatus AS 1.3089 contains:
- a CDS encoding GIY-YIG nuclease family protein — protein: MENKAYMYVLECGDGTLYTGYTTNVEARLKTHQAGKGAKYTRARLPVTLIYQEEYPDKSAAMSAEALFKKKKRAEKLAYIEEKRSKS